A genomic segment from Bacillota bacterium encodes:
- a CDS encoding leucine-rich repeat protein: MVFSVCFLSGCDLFSPSTTTTTTATITSTTTTTTSLSTTTTVPSTPQLQNYATIVFHSNGGSSVDSIIQPSGTGLSEPSNPIKDGYQFDGWYTDVALTNQYVFSIMPSGDIDLYASWSVIIVQDSTDDYIFMLNANNQYVVAAYVGTKTELIIPSSYLGIPVVGIRQLAFYRHSDITQISIPDCIIEIQSGAFYQTSITNLIISEFVTTIQNDAFYGMDELETISVSNQNPNYISIDNILFSKDMTTLIKYAPKKTSISYEIPNSVEIIATGAFENATTLIQVTFEPTSQISEIQSNTFAGMTSLTSIIIPSSVTKIGFSAFSEDSALSSVVFETGSLLSMIDVAAFSDNSSLTTLHFPSGVNYFGFGAFTGTTSLSSITVDASNTTFTSLDGVLFLKDMTGLCYYPEGKSESSYVIPSQVTSIRFMAFENSPSASLKTISFSPASLITEISYAAFSGSESVENVIIPNTVTTIKEEAFYGMTNLSEIVIPSSVTSIEISAFEKTTSLASVTFSPGSQLTSIGTNAFYGASALTSIVIPSSVNSIARVFLNATSLETIVVDPLNLSYSSLDGVLYNYDKSTLITYPEGKTDTSFTVPSTVSRINEFAFYHAIYLENIDFEFGCILTGIGNYAFYKASALQSIFIQSTVTEMGYNAFDDASSIKINVQAASQPLTWASSWNIDQYDVEWNYSSGITSTITFEVNGGLLINPITQDVGTVLDRPSEPIKDGCRFMGWYEDSTFGVQFSFSVMPLQDITIYAKWELNQYVLEFIDLDGNVIQSTNYDFGQSLALHENPSYPPKLGYSFSGWDQSLPLTMPAEDVLIYPTYTINQYTISFDENDGSLVLDITQDYKTPTTKPEDPVRTGYVFFGWGITEGQITTYTFTTMPAEDITLYAIWRLLVADDPIYYNFSLLGDGTYQITAYKGSFAVPIIPSTYLGIPVTSIGYCAFFQNSNITKVVFLDDSQLTRIETQAFLECTNLTSFIIPSTVIYIGANAFGSCSNLPSIIIPSSVLYIDEYVFQTCIGLTSITVDAANPNYSSENGVLFNKDQSMVIYYPSNKAELTYTIPSSVTTINENAFRNAIHLTSVTIHENVTSIGLDSFANCSSLTSITVDGANPNYSSENGVLFNKQKTIIMIYPKGKTETSYVIPSSVTSIEDYAFYSCENLTTVTIPDGVESIGFLSFAFCNGLTNLTFPSNLISISNLAFLDCVNLVSITIPLSVTSIGAYAFDNCDSLTIHVEATTLPSGWSFDWNPDICPVIWG; encoded by the coding sequence TTGGTTTTTTCAGTTTGCTTTCTTAGTGGGTGCGATTTATTTTCCCCATCGACAACAACGACTACAACTGCAACTATAACTTCAACAACGACTACAACAACGTCTCTTTCAACGACAACTACCGTTCCTTCCACTCCACAATTACAAAATTATGCAACCATTGTATTTCATTCCAATGGTGGAAGCAGTGTAGATTCCATTATTCAACCATCAGGAACTGGATTATCAGAACCCTCAAATCCTATTAAGGATGGGTATCAGTTTGATGGATGGTACACTGATGTTGCTTTGACAAATCAGTATGTATTTTCTATTATGCCTTCAGGAGATATTGATCTTTATGCTTCTTGGAGCGTCATTATAGTACAAGACTCAACAGATGATTATATTTTCATGTTAAACGCAAATAATCAATATGTTGTTGCAGCTTATGTTGGAACAAAGACAGAATTAATCATTCCATCAAGTTATTTAGGCATTCCTGTAGTAGGAATTCGCCAACTCGCTTTTTATCGCCACTCAGATATCACACAAATCAGTATTCCAGATTGTATTATTGAAATTCAAAGTGGTGCATTTTATCAGACATCTATTACAAATCTTATCATTTCTGAATTTGTCACGACCATTCAAAATGATGCATTTTATGGAATGGATGAACTTGAGACTATTTCGGTTTCAAATCAAAATCCAAACTATATATCAATTGATAATATCTTGTTTTCAAAAGACATGACAACGTTAATTAAATATGCTCCTAAGAAAACATCTATAAGTTATGAAATTCCAAATTCTGTGGAGATCATTGCCACTGGAGCATTTGAAAATGCTACAACGTTAATTCAAGTAACCTTTGAACCAACAAGCCAAATATCAGAAATTCAGAGTAATACTTTTGCTGGAATGACCAGTCTAACCAGTATAATCATCCCTTCTAGTGTGACGAAAATTGGATTTAGTGCTTTTTCAGAAGATAGCGCTCTTTCGTCAGTTGTTTTTGAAACTGGTTCTCTTTTATCAATGATTGATGTAGCTGCCTTTTCAGATAACTCATCGTTGACAACCCTTCATTTTCCAAGTGGTGTCAACTATTTTGGCTTTGGAGCGTTTACAGGAACTACCTCTTTAAGTTCCATTACAGTGGATGCATCAAATACCACTTTTACATCACTAGATGGCGTATTGTTTTTAAAAGATATGACGGGGCTATGTTATTATCCCGAAGGAAAGAGTGAGTCAAGTTATGTCATTCCAAGTCAAGTAACATCGATTCGGTTTATGGCTTTTGAAAACTCACCTTCCGCTTCACTTAAAACGATTTCTTTTTCACCGGCCTCATTAATTACTGAGATTAGTTACGCAGCTTTTTCAGGGTCAGAATCGGTTGAGAATGTCATTATTCCTAATACGGTAACTACGATTAAAGAAGAAGCGTTTTATGGAATGACTAACTTATCAGAAATTGTCATTCCAAGTTCAGTAACATCGATTGAAATTTCAGCCTTTGAAAAGACAACATCATTAGCTTCTGTAACGTTTTCACCTGGAAGTCAATTAACGTCAATAGGAACCAATGCCTTTTATGGAGCTTCCGCGCTTACCTCTATTGTGATTCCTTCAAGTGTTAATTCGATTGCTAGGGTTTTCCTCAACGCCACTTCACTTGAGACAATTGTGGTTGATCCACTGAATCTCTCGTATTCGTCGCTTGATGGTGTGCTTTATAATTACGATAAATCAACGCTTATTACGTACCCTGAAGGTAAAACAGATACCAGTTTTACCGTTCCTTCTACCGTAAGTCGAATTAATGAATTTGCATTTTATCATGCAATTTACTTAGAAAATATTGATTTTGAATTTGGATGCATCTTAACAGGAATTGGTAATTACGCTTTTTATAAAGCGAGTGCATTACAAAGTATTTTCATTCAATCAACCGTTACAGAAATGGGATACAATGCATTTGATGATGCAAGTTCAATTAAAATTAATGTACAGGCAGCCAGTCAACCTTTAACATGGGCATCATCTTGGAATATTGATCAATATGATGTTGAATGGAATTATAGTTCTGGCATTACATCAACCATAACCTTTGAAGTAAATGGAGGACTATTGATTAATCCAATTACTCAAGATGTAGGAACGGTTCTTGATCGTCCATCTGAACCAATTAAGGATGGATGCAGATTTATGGGTTGGTATGAAGATTCTACTTTTGGAGTACAATTTTCTTTTTCTGTTATGCCTTTACAAGACATTACAATCTATGCCAAGTGGGAATTGAATCAATACGTTCTTGAATTTATAGATTTAGATGGAAATGTCATTCAATCAACAAATTACGATTTTGGGCAAAGTTTAGCACTACATGAAAATCCAAGTTATCCACCAAAATTAGGATACTCCTTTAGTGGATGGGATCAAAGTTTGCCTTTAACTATGCCTGCTGAAGATGTGCTCATTTATCCAACTTACACTATCAATCAATATACCATTTCATTTGATGAAAATGATGGTAGTTTAGTTCTAGATATTACACAAGATTATAAAACTCCTACCACTAAACCAGAAGACCCTGTTAGAACAGGCTATGTTTTTTTTGGCTGGGGAATTACAGAAGGACAAATAACAACCTATACATTCACTACGATGCCAGCGGAAGATATTACGTTATATGCAATCTGGAGATTGCTAGTCGCAGATGATCCTATCTATTACAACTTTTCACTTTTAGGAGATGGCACTTATCAGATAACAGCATATAAAGGATCCTTTGCTGTACCAATCATTCCGTCAACCTATTTAGGAATACCTGTGACAAGCATTGGATACTGTGCATTCTTCCAAAACTCAAACATAACAAAGGTTGTATTTTTAGATGACAGTCAGTTGACTCGTATCGAAACCCAAGCATTTTTAGAATGCACCAATTTAACAAGTTTTATCATTCCTTCGACTGTGATTTATATTGGGGCGAATGCATTTGGAAGTTGTAGTAACTTACCAAGCATTATCATTCCTTCAAGCGTGCTTTACATTGATGAGTACGTATTTCAAACTTGCATTGGATTGACTTCAATTACGGTTGACGCGGCAAATCCAAATTACTCATCTGAAAACGGAGTGCTATTTAACAAGGATCAATCTATGGTTATATACTATCCTTCAAACAAAGCAGAGCTTACCTATACAATTCCATCAAGCGTTACCACCATTAATGAAAATGCATTTAGAAATGCCATTCATTTAACAAGTGTTACGATTCATGAGAATGTGACAAGCATTGGTTTGGATTCATTTGCTAATTGCTCAAGCTTAACGAGTATTACAGTTGACGGAGCAAATCCTAATTATTCATCTGAAAACGGTGTTTTGTTTAACAAACAAAAAACAATAATTATGATCTATCCTAAAGGAAAAACAGAAACATCATATGTCATTCCTTCAAGTGTCACGAGTATCGAAGATTATGCGTTTTATTCTTGTGAGAATTTAACGACTGTAACGATTCCTGATGGTGTGGAAAGCATTGGCTTTCTTTCATTTGCTTTTTGCAACGGGTTAACGAATCTTACTTTTCCTTCAAATCTGATAAGCATCAGCAATCTTGCATTTTTAGATTGCGTCAATTTAGTCAGTATTACAATTCCTTTGAGTGTGACGAGTATTGGAGCCTATGCATTTGATAATTGCGATAGTTTAACCATTCATGTTGAGGCAACTACTCTACCAAGTGGATGGTCTTTTGATTGGAACCCTGACATTTGTCCTGTAATTTGGGGATAA